A window of Candidatus Zymogenus saltonus contains these coding sequences:
- a CDS encoding 3-keto-5-aminohexanoate cleavage protein: protein MKPEDYIWDYRNPYLWMDRVIRSAFPPMIITCAVTGGVQGKESNINLPESAEEQADQVYEAYKAGAVSVHLHARDPENLALTTKNPEHYSVVNKLIRERCPDIIINNTTGGGPWLSTEERMCCLFADPAPDMASLNLGPFMLKVPIKERKAPIAHPRGAMMFDAVIPASYSDVNLYAKTMKEKGIRPEIELYHPGQYWVLQDLIREGNVDPPYMVQYVMGFQTSSYPTPANVISLVNELPPQSMFALIGVGPFQIPMNVMGIILGGHVRVGMEDNLYYRKGEKLENNAQLVTRIKRIAEEMNREVATVAQAREMLGLPAKPKS, encoded by the coding sequence ATGAAACCCGAAGATTATATTTGGGACTATCGCAATCCTTACCTCTGGATGGACCGGGTAATTAGGAGCGCTTTTCCCCCGATGATCATTACGTGCGCGGTTACAGGTGGGGTTCAGGGTAAAGAATCTAACATTAACCTACCTGAGAGCGCCGAGGAGCAGGCCGACCAGGTCTACGAGGCCTACAAGGCTGGCGCAGTCTCGGTGCATCTCCATGCGAGGGATCCCGAGAATCTCGCCCTGACCACCAAGAATCCCGAACACTACTCCGTTGTCAATAAGCTTATCCGTGAGCGCTGTCCCGACATCATCATCAACAACACCACCGGCGGCGGTCCGTGGCTTTCGACGGAAGAGAGGATGTGCTGCCTGTTCGCCGATCCGGCCCCCGATATGGCGAGCCTTAACCTCGGGCCGTTCATGCTGAAGGTCCCCATCAAGGAGCGTAAGGCCCCGATTGCACATCCGAGGGGTGCGATGATGTTTGACGCGGTTATACCGGCAAGCTATTCAGACGTCAATCTCTATGCCAAGACCATGAAGGAGAAGGGCATTAGGCCGGAGATAGAACTCTATCATCCAGGGCAGTACTGGGTACTCCAGGACCTCATCCGTGAGGGGAACGTCGATCCTCCGTATATGGTTCAGTACGTCATGGGATTTCAGACTTCGAGCTACCCGACTCCCGCAAACGTGATTTCTTTGGTCAACGAGCTTCCGCCTCAGTCGATGTTCGCACTCATAGGCGTCGGGCCCTTCCAGATTCCGATGAACGTAATGGGCATCATCCTTGGCGGTCACGTCCGCGTGGGGATGGAGGACAACCTCTATTACAGGAAGGGCGAGAAGCTCGAAAACAACGCACAGTTAGTTACGAGAATAAAGAGGATTGCCGAGGAGATGAACAGGGAGGTTGCCACGGTAGCCCAGGCGAGGGAGATGCTGGGGCTTCCCGCAAAACCGAAAAGCTAA